From one Papio anubis isolate 15944 chromosome 12, Panubis1.0, whole genome shotgun sequence genomic stretch:
- the TRIM68 gene encoding E3 ubiquitin-protein ligase TRIM68 encodes MDPTALVEAIVEEVACPICMTFLREPVSIDCGHSFCHSCLSGLWEIPGESQNWGYTCPLCRAPVQPRNLRPNWQLANVVEKVRLLRLHPGMGLKGDLCECHGEKLKMFCKEDVLIMCEACSQSPEHEAHSVVPMEDVAWEYKWELHEALEHLKKEQEEAWKLEVGERKRTATWKIQVETRKQSIVWEFEKYQRLLEKKQPPHRQLEAEVTAALASLQQEAAETLQKLELNHSELIQQSRVLWRMIAELKERSQRPVRWMLQDIQEVLNRSKSWSLQRPEPISLELKTDCRVLGLREILKTYAADVHLDPDTAYSRLIVSEDRKRVHYGDTNQKLPDNPERFYRYNIVLGSQCISSGRHYWEVEVGDRSEWGLGVCKQNVDRKEVVYLSPHYGFWVIRLRKGNEYRAGTDEYPLLSLPVPPRRVGIFVDYEAHDISFYNVTDYGSHIFTFPRYPFPGRLLPYFSPCYSIGTNNTAPLAICSLDGED; translated from the exons ATGGATCCCACAGCCTTGGTGGAAGCCATTGTGGAAGAAGTGGCCTGTCCCATCTGTATGACCTTCCTGAGGGAGCCTGTGAGCATTGACTGTGGCCATAGCTTCTGCCACAGCTGCCTCTCCGGACTCTGGGAGATCCCAGGAGAATCCCAGAACTGGGGTTACACCTGTCCCCTCTGTCGAGCTCCTGTCCAGCCAAGGAACCTGCGGCCTAATTGGCAGCTGGCCAATGTTGTAGAAAAAGTCCGTCTGCTAAGGCTACATCCAGGAATGGGGCTGAAGGGTGATCTGTGTGAGTGCCATGGGGAAAAGCTGAAGATGTTCTGCAAAGAGGATGTCCTGATAATGTGTGAGGCCTGCAGCCAGTCCCCAGAGCATGAGGCCCACAGTGTTGTGCCAATGGAGGATGTTGCCTGGGAGTACAAG TGGGAACTTCATGAGGCCCTCGAACATCTGAAGAAAGAGCAAGAAGAGGCCTGGAAGCTGGAAGTTGGTGAAAGGAAACGAACTGCCACCTGGAAG ATACAGGTGGAAACCCGAAAACAGAGTATTGTATGGGAGTTTGAGAAATACCAGCGATTACTGGAGAAAAAGCAGCCACCACATCGGCAGCTGGAGGCAGAGGTAACAGCAGCTCTGGCCAGCCTACAGCAGGAGGCGGCAGAGACCTTGCAGAAACTGGAGTTGAACCATAGTGAGCTCATCCAGCAGAGCCGGGTCCTGTGGAGGATGATTGCGGAGTTGAAAGAGAGATCACAGAGGCCTGTCCGCTGGATGCTGCAG gATATTCAGGAAGTGTTAAACAG GAGCAAATCTTGGAGCTTGCAGCGGCCAGAACCAATCTCCCTGGAGCTGAAGACAGATTGCCGTGTGCTGGGGCTAAGAGAGATCCTGAAGACCTATGCAG CTGATGTGCACCTGGATCCAGATACTGCTTACTCCCGTCTCATCGTGTCTGAAGACAGAAAACGTGTGCACTATGGAGACACCAACCAGAAACTGCCAGACAATCCTGAGAGATTTTACCGCTATAATATTGTCCTGGGAAGCCAGTGCATCTCCTCAGGCCGGCActactgggaggtggaggtgggagacagGTCTGAGTGGGGCCTGGGAGTATGTAAGCAAAATGTAGACCGGAAGGAGGTGGTCTACTTATCCCCCCACTATGGATTTTGGGTGATAAGGCTGAGGAAGGGAAATGAGTACCGAGCAGGCACCGATGAGTACCCCCTCCTGTCCTTGCCAGTCCCTCCTCGCCGGGTGGGAATTTTCGTGGATTATGAGGCCCATGACATTTCCTTCTACAATGTGACTGACTA